In Salvelinus sp. IW2-2015 linkage group LG23, ASM291031v2, whole genome shotgun sequence, a genomic segment contains:
- the LOC111950352 gene encoding SLC35A4 upstream open reading frame protein-like, which yields MADDKLXDLAELKDQLEDIQRRVEKEVQAGIPQGGSVLASPFLKGFLAGYVVSRLRSXAVLGVVLGTCTGIFAAQNFGVPNIEETLKDYFNTLKGPSK from the exons atGGCGGACGACAAG CTAAAKGATCTGGCAGAGCTCAAGGACCAGCTAGAGGACATTCAGCGCCGTGTGGAGAAGGAAGTACAGGCTGGGATCCCACAG GGTGGCAGTGTGCTGGCCTCTCCTTTCCTCAAGGGCTTCTTGGCAGGGTATGTCGTGTCTAGGCTGCGATCCTYTGCGGTTTTGGGCGTGGTCCTTGGGACTTGCACAGGCATCTTTGCAGCTCAAAACTTTGGCGTGCCCAACATCGAGGAAACTCTGAAAGACTATTTCAACACTCTTAAAGGACCCAGCAAGTAG